GAACCGAGTCCAACATCCAAGGGTTTTTAGGGATAGCAATGGATCAAGTTGGGCCAGATTTGGCATAGGTTAAAGGATTGTACGATTGTATAGCCCAAGTCGGTTGAGAAACCTGAACTCACTCATTCACAACCCATTTATGATCGCATTGAAAGTATTAGCCCGTGCTCGATCTATTTATTTTACTTAAATCCAAATAAACTGAgagagttttaaaaaaaaaacgaaaaaaataagaaaataatcttCATTCTcttctaatattattttatttttaattatttagtcCTTTTATGATTATCACTATTCTTGAACTACGCGGATGACTTTGAAAGATTTGCTCAAACTTATATCTAACCTATTTAAAATTGTTGACATTAGCTAATTCATGTCCAATTAAATTATAAAACAATCCTCAGCCAAACCTAGTTTTTTCAAAGTAGATTCAGACAAGTTGGCATGTCCAAGTCAAAAATTGCACTCCTATTATTTTTTTCACACTCACCACTTTGCCCTAGGGATGCAATTGGACCAGGTCAGCGCAAGGCCCACCCGATACTGCCTGCTTCACGAGAAGGTTGGCCAATATTTTTGTGGGATTAGCTGAGATCAACTCACAAACTTTTGGCGAGAATTAAAATTGGGTCAAGCTTGGGCTAGTCTTTTATGAGCCCGATAGCCCAACCCAGCCCGGCCTAAAATCTAAATAGCATGTACATTTATACTTGGCATATTAGTACGGAAaaacataatattataattatctGTCGCATAAGCAGTGACACGAGTCATTGAAGAAATTGTCTAAATTATCGATTTAGATTTGGAATTAATTATAAACATCACTATAGAGGGGAAATGAGAGTAACATTTTTTTTCGAATTTTGGTTTGTGAGCAATTTGGATCGGCCCGATTGTTTTTACAATTTAAAATAGACGAGGTGGGATGACCAAGCAACCCTGCTATCGAGGTCTGCTCCGagcttgaataaaaataatgaaataaaaaaaatgatgttaAATTGACGGCTGATGATAAAAAGGCTGTGCGGCTATCATCAATTTAAAagtcaatttaattaattaattaattccatataCTGATATGGcggcggaaaaaaaaaaagaaatgatggCAATTACTCTTTAACTCCAATAGCAGACAAAAACAGATTTACAATCAAACCAATATCATTTTAATAATAGGaaaaagaaattagactaaATAAAACTTCTCCgaacctctctcttttttttctcctgataataataattgatgatgatgatggtacATGGTTTTCAGAGCATCTCCCTCCGGGTAGCGTAGCCGTACCTGGACCGCCGGACGTTCTCCCGTCGTTTCTTGTAGACCATGGCTCCCAGTCCCaccgcggccgccgccgccaaAACCCCCACCGTGATCCCGGCCTTCTTCCCCCCGCTCATCCCGCCGGAGCTGTCCTCCACCCCGGCCTGCTCGTCGCTCTTTTCGCCGTCCAGGACGACCTCCTCGGCCGGCGCCGGCGCGGGCGCCGGCGATGGGGACGGAGTTGATGGATTCGCCGGGGACGGTGGGGACGTAGGGGGCATCGGCCTTGCCAGGGGCGAGAATGCCGGCGATGGGGCGGCCGGACCCATCGCGGGAGCCGGCGATGGTGGAAGCGACTTGGTGGGCGATGTCGGGGCCGGGATGGGTCCTCCAGGGACAGGCGAGGGTGGGAAGTCGGAAGACGCGAGATACGCCTTCACggagatgaggaggaggaggagggaaagcACTGCCGGTCGCGCCGCCATGGCCGGATCTACGAGTCTAGATCTGGAATTGCTAGTGGAGAAGGAGCAGACCAGATCCGGATCTCTCTGGACTCTGAAGTAGATCGAGGAGAGCGCAGGCGCAACAAATAGGAGGAAAGGTAACGAGGGGGTTGTGGGGGATACGTCGTCCCCTCACCGCCTTTTATGGGTGACAGCTGTTGTTGGGACGGTTGGATCGCCGCCAAACACAAGTTGGACCAGAGAGAGACTTCTCTTTGCCCAGACCGACCGTGTGCTATGGCCTGTGGATCCGGGCCGCCATTTAAAATGATGAACGAATCCTCGCGGATACTGTTCGGGGCTTTTTAACGTGACGAGCAGCAGCATCGTGGGTTAGGGCAAGGTTGGCATTGGTTTGTTTTGGCATCAGCCAACCTTGGCCTATTTTGGTATCAGCGCATTAGATATATCCACTGATGCAATATAACTGAGTCTTCTTTTCTCTATTAATATATATAACCATTATAGAAAGAGAGTTGGACTTGATTACATTTATATAAATCTCTATATAGGTCCAATCAAATCTATATTGGACAATGAATATCCTACATCTCCAAGCCATTAAATGTGATCTATTATTTTTAAACTACTAACATATTAAAAATCATGTAGTTTGGAAACTTTTATCTTATGTATCAAgtattcaaaaaatatatataatttaatggTAATTAGGC
Above is a genomic segment from Phoenix dactylifera cultivar Barhee BC4 chromosome 2, palm_55x_up_171113_PBpolish2nd_filt_p, whole genome shotgun sequence containing:
- the LOC108511361 gene encoding vegetative cell wall protein gp1-like codes for the protein MAARPAVLSLLLLLISVKAYLASSDFPPSPVPGGPIPAPTSPTKSLPPSPAPAMGPAAPSPAFSPLARPMPPTSPPSPANPSTPSPSPAPAPAPAEEVVLDGEKSDEQAGVEDSSGGMSGGKKAGITVGVLAAAAAVGLGAMVYKKRRENVRRSRYGYATRREML